The genomic region CATTATGTTGGAAACTAAAGAAAACATTCAGGCCACACAGGTTGACCTATTTGGGCAACTTTCTACGTTCGATCACGAACAAGTAGTTTTTTGCCAAGACAACCACACCGGCCTAAAAGCCATTATTGCCATACACAACACGGTTTTGGGACCGGGGTTGGGTGGTACCCGCATGTGGCTTTATAACAACGAAAAGGATGCCATAAATGATGCTTTGCGTCTTTCTCGCGGAATGACGTATAAAGCTGCCATTAGCGGATTGAACCTTGGCGGAGCAAAAGCGGTTATTATTGGCGACGCTAAAACACAAAAGAGCGAAGCTCTTTTCCGTAAATTCGGGCGTTTTGTTGAGAACCTAAACGGTAAATACATCACTGCTGAAGACGTGAACACTACTACTAAAGATATGGAGTACGTGAACATGGAAACTGAGCACGTTGTAGGTTTGCCCGAGTGGACAGGCGGCGGCGGCGATCCTTCGCCCGTTACGGCTTTCGGTACTTACATGGGTATGAAGGCATCTGCCAAGCAAGCATGGGGTAACGACAGTTTGGCAGGCAAAACTGTGGCAGTACAAGGTATTGGTAAAGTAGGTTTCCACTTGTTGGAGCATTTGCACAACGAGGGAGCTAAAATTTATGTTACCGACCTTAACCAAGACATCCTTAAAAAAGCTAACGACACTTTTGGTGCTATTGTAGTACCCGGAGATGATATTTTTGGCTTAGACGTTGATATTTTTGCACCTTGTGCTATGGGTGCCATACTGAACGACCAAACTATCCCTCAATTGAAGTGCAGCATTGTGGCCGGCGCAGCTAACAACCAACAAGCTGACGAAAAGGTACACGGACCTATGCTGAAAGAAAAAGGCATTTTGTATGCACCTGACTTTGTAATTAATGCAGGTGGTTTGATTAACGTTTACAGCGAGTGGACAGGCTACAACAAAGAGAAAGCCTACTCACAAGCTGAGAATATTTACAACACCATTTTGAACATTTATTCTCACGCTGATGCGCACAATACTCACCCGCAAGCTGCTGCAATAGCACTTGCTGAGAAGCGTATTCACGATACAATGAAACTACGTTCAACGTATTAATCCATAAGATTAACCGATACTAAAGCCTGTGTGCGTTTGCACACAGGCTTTTTTGTTTTTTGGCGACGGAGATAAAGCCCGCCTCGAAGGGGTTCGTTTCGAATGGTTTTATACCATTCGAAGCGAAAATACCCAAAGCCCCGAATTTTATATTCGGGGGAATTACAAATTGTAGTTTCGGTAATTATACTAAGACGGGTATAAAACCCGCCTCTTTTACGGGATACGTCCCGAAGGGTTTAAAACCCTTCGGGCGCTAATACTCA from Bacteroidota bacterium harbors:
- a CDS encoding Glu/Leu/Phe/Val dehydrogenase, which gives rise to MLETKENIQATQVDLFGQLSTFDHEQVVFCQDNHTGLKAIIAIHNTVLGPGLGGTRMWLYNNEKDAINDALRLSRGMTYKAAISGLNLGGAKAVIIGDAKTQKSEALFRKFGRFVENLNGKYITAEDVNTTTKDMEYVNMETEHVVGLPEWTGGGGDPSPVTAFGTYMGMKASAKQAWGNDSLAGKTVAVQGIGKVGFHLLEHLHNEGAKIYVTDLNQDILKKANDTFGAIVVPGDDIFGLDVDIFAPCAMGAILNDQTIPQLKCSIVAGAANNQQADEKVHGPMLKEKGILYAPDFVINAGGLINVYSEWTGYNKEKAYSQAENIYNTILNIYSHADAHNTHPQAAAIALAEKRIHDTMKLRSTY